A segment of the Halocatena salina genome:
GAGTCGTTTCAGCTTCGCGCCGTAAGCGCACGACAGCGCAACTCAGTCTGGAATTGGCGACCGAACATGCCACACCAACACCCCCAATGACGAACATCATCTGGATCACGATCGAAAGTACTCGGGCGGACCACACGTCGCTCCACGGCTACGATCGAGACACGACGCCGAATCTCCGACGCATCGCTGACTTAGATACCAGCCGATCGTTTTCACAGTGTATGAGTCACGGGATCTGGACGCGTTCGTCGATCGCATCGCTTCTCACTGGAACCTGGCCTTCCCGTCACCGGGCAGGGATGGACAGCGAACGAATCCCTGCCAGTCTGAAGACCGTTCCTGAACTACTGAGCGCGGAAGGGTATCACACTGCTGCTATTTCTCCGAACGCTAATTTGAGTTCGGCGACTGACCTCAACCGCGGGTTCGACGATTTCGTCTGGCTCGATAAGTCGACTATTCTTGATGAAGTGAGCAAAACGACTATCCTTAAAAATCTGGTCAACATCAGGACCCATGGAGGTGGGGTGACGAGCGACACGAGGCGGCACAATACGGGATATATGATGGAAGAGATGGCCAAGCGGCGGCTTCGATCGTTTACGAACTCGAATGAACCGTTTTTTCTGTACTTGCACTTTGGCGACCCGCACCACCCGTATTACCCGCCGCTTCCGACACTGAAACGAGAGGCCAACCGTCTTAGCCTCACTCCGAAAGAAGCCGGAGAGCTCGCCCTCCATCATCATTCCCACATCGATGAACTCATCGCGCAGGGATGCCCGTACACGGAAGGGGAATGGAGAACGCTCACAGCATTGTACGACGGAGTTATTGAATACGCCGACAGGCTC
Coding sequences within it:
- a CDS encoding sulfatase, which gives rise to MTNIIWITIESTRADHTSLHGYDRDTTPNLRRIADLDTSRSFSQCMSHGIWTRSSIASLLTGTWPSRHRAGMDSERIPASLKTVPELLSAEGYHTAAISPNANLSSATDLNRGFDDFVWLDKSTILDEVSKTTILKNLVNIRTHGGGVTSDTRRHNTGYMMEEMAKRRLRSFTNSNEPFFLYLHFGDPHHPYYPPLPTLKREANRLSLTPKEAGELALHHHSHIDELIAQGCPYTEGEWRTLTALYDGVIEYADRLVGELFDYTTALNLDDTIVVITADHGESFGEQGLLGHRIGVHDGLIHVPLVIYGSEEALNYEGDMIQHIDVMQTLLKEIGSDISQFQGIDLSTEIRTHTITQRGARRCQKLLDIYRDRNPEFDVARYHPGTLTVIRTAEFKYLKGDNSSKLIRLPDENTDVTAHYDGVTQRLDKKLTRWLESDGTPITESESVDGAFTEAMREQLTDLGYFVD